AGCGGGCGATCCAGAGCCTCCGCGATTTCGGGCAAGGTCGGATCGCGGCGGAGCTGTTGGGTCAGGGCGCGCACCGTGCGCAGGTAGGCATTGAGTTCCTTGACCACATGGATCGGCAGGCGAATCGTGCGCGATTGGTTCATGATGCCGCGCTCGATGGTTTGGCGAATCCACCAGGTCGCGTAGGTCGAAAACCGGAATCCCCGCTCGGGGTCGAATTTCTCGACCGCGCGAATCAGACCCAGATTCCCTTCCTCGATCAGATCCAGAAAGGCGAGACCGCGATTCATGTACCGCCGCGCGATCTTCACCACCAGACGCAGGTTGCACACGATCATTTTGTTGCGCCCGACCGGGTCGCCCTTGCGCGCCAGACGGGCGTAGTAGACCTCTTCTTCCGGCGTCAGCAGTTTCGAGTATTCGATTTCGCGCAGATAGAGCCGCGTGGCGTCGAGTTCCGCAGGCGGCGCTTCCAGCGTCGTCAACGGAGCGTCTTCCGGTTCCGCATCCGGCCCGTCTGCCTCTTCACCGGGCTCGGTTTCCTTCCCGCCAAGTTCTCCATCCATCAGGCCCGGCGCTGCCACGAACTCGGCATCATCCTGACGCAACAGCAGTTCCACTTCATCATCTCCGACCGCCGGCATGGCGCATTCCTCCAATCGTCGAGCGTCTACCGCGCTCATTTATTTATTGACCCGGATATTACAATAGGCGAGGTGATGATTGCGCAGAGATTTGGATTCACGGGAAAATTTCTTCGGCGAGCAGTATCGTTGCGCTCCGCCCAAGTACAGAAGATTTTTTAAGTGAATTCAAAGTTCAGGCAAGAGCGCTCTCCTGATGGATTATCCGGGTTTATGCTGCTTCGGCAGATAACGCAGAGGATTGACCGGTTCGCCATCAACGCGAATTTCGAAGTGCAGCGTGGGCTTCGTAACATCCGTGCCGCTGCGCCCCATGGTGGCAATCTCCTGGCCCTGCTTGACCACATCTCCTTCGTGTACGAGCAGCTTCCGGTTGTGTGCATAAGCCGTCAAGTAACGGCTATTATGCTGGATAATGAGCAAATTACCATAGCTCGGCAGGCCATCTCCGCTGTAGACCACCTGCCCGCTCAATGCCGCGACAATCGGCTCGCCCAGCTTTCCCGAAATATCGATTCCCTGATTCCCGCCCGGCCCTTTGGAGAAACCGGCGCTAAGCACGCCTCTGGCCGGCCAGATCCAATGCATGCCGCTCGCGACAGGCGGCTGGCTCGTGGCCGCTGGCTTGCGCGGTGCCGTATGGCGCTGTGCGGTCTGCACGCGCGGCGCCGGCGCGCGGGGCTGGCTGTGCGGCGTGCGCACGGCCGTCGCGGTGCGCCCGGAGGGCGGATTCATGCGCAGCCGCTGCCCTGGATAAATCGTATAGGGCGCGGAAATGTCATTCCAG
This genomic stretch from Acidihalobacter ferrooxydans harbors:
- a CDS encoding peptidoglycan DD-metalloendopeptidase family protein, with translation MRTWRNSLLCALCALGLAGCGTLPYTGARFDPGYYEVKPGETLYSIAWRFDLNYRSLARWNDISAPYTIYPGQRLRMNPPSGRTATAVRTPHSQPRAPAPRVQTAQRHTAPRKPAATSQPPVASGMHWIWPARGVLSAGFSKGPGGNQGIDISGKLGEPIVAALSGQVVYSGDGLPSYGNLLIIQHNSRYLTAYAHNRKLLVHEGDVVKQGQEIATMGRSGTDVTKPTLHFEIRVDGEPVNPLRYLPKQHKPG
- the rpoS gene encoding RNA polymerase sigma factor RpoS, whose protein sequence is MPAVGDDEVELLLRQDDAEFVAAPGLMDGELGGKETEPGEEADGPDAEPEDAPLTTLEAPPAELDATRLYLREIEYSKLLTPEEEVYYARLARKGDPVGRNKMIVCNLRLVVKIARRYMNRGLAFLDLIEEGNLGLIRAVEKFDPERGFRFSTYATWWIRQTIERGIMNQSRTIRLPIHVVKELNAYLRTVRALTQQLRRDPTLPEIAEALDRPLDDIKRLLRLSERASSMDVPVGREGGRSLAEMVPDEQSQEPSEQLQDESIAQHVTAWLNELDAKQREVIVRRFGLLGYEKATLEEVGRALGVTRERARQIQMEALRHLRRTLEATGFSEESLLQE